The Hydrogenophaga crocea genome contains a region encoding:
- a CDS encoding acyl-CoA thioesterase encodes MLSHLIDLPESFRHGVPAPTPARRAIKTFRHSIDIYLKDSNAYGNTYFSRYFEWQGVCRERWFHQCISADMLQSLGVFITKRAHAEYLHESFPFQHLTCEVNTHEIRHCSFQLLFRFVSEERTVATGYQQIAFADHRKRLQRLPAFALNRMRDYEVMDTTPFERG; translated from the coding sequence ATGTTGTCCCACCTCATCGACCTGCCCGAGTCCTTTCGTCACGGCGTGCCTGCACCCACCCCGGCGCGCCGCGCCATCAAAACCTTCCGGCACAGCATCGACATCTACCTGAAGGATTCGAATGCGTACGGGAACACCTATTTCTCCAGGTACTTCGAGTGGCAAGGCGTTTGCCGCGAGCGCTGGTTCCACCAGTGCATTTCTGCCGACATGCTGCAATCGCTGGGCGTGTTCATCACCAAACGCGCACATGCCGAATACCTGCACGAGTCCTTTCCCTTTCAGCACCTGACCTGTGAGGTCAATACCCACGAGATCCGGCACTGCTCCTTCCAACTGCTGTTCCGCTTCGTCAGCGAAGAAAGAACCGTGGCCACCGGCTACCAGCAGATTGCTTTTGCGGACCATCGAAAGCGTCTGCAGCGGTTGCCCGCCTTCGCGCTGAACCGCATGCGCGACTACGAGGTGATGGACACGACACCTTTCGAGCGCGGCTGA